The following coding sequences lie in one Kribbella sp. NBC_00709 genomic window:
- a CDS encoding carbohydrate ABC transporter permease yields the protein MATITMARDTAEQVNTADVRRARRKQNLTGWLFISPIVVGVVAFQFFPILVSIAASLTDWNGISAPKFVGLKNFTEMFGDDPLFLQTFKNTVYFTLASIPLTIGIGLVLALLCARPIKGVAFFRTAYFAPYVTNVVAIGFVWFWFFQPDNGVINGLLSQLGISGPQWLSSSSWAMPAVIMVSVWQGIGYPMIILLAGLQGLPNEFFESAKIDGAGAWQRLRFITLPLLTPHFLFLLITQFISSFQVFGLIYVMTKGGPGHATSVYIYNIYQNAFSYGKVGYASAMAWILFVVIAAVTFLQWKLQKRWVFYS from the coding sequence ATGGCAACCATCACGATGGCACGCGACACCGCCGAACAAGTCAACACCGCCGACGTACGCCGGGCCCGCCGTAAGCAGAACCTGACCGGCTGGCTGTTCATCAGCCCGATCGTGGTCGGGGTGGTGGCGTTCCAGTTCTTCCCGATCCTGGTCTCGATCGCCGCCTCGCTGACCGACTGGAACGGCATCTCGGCGCCGAAGTTCGTCGGCCTGAAGAACTTCACCGAGATGTTCGGCGACGACCCGCTGTTCCTGCAGACGTTCAAGAACACCGTCTACTTCACGCTGGCGAGCATCCCGCTGACGATCGGGATCGGCCTGGTGCTGGCGTTGCTGTGCGCCCGGCCGATCAAGGGCGTCGCGTTCTTCCGGACGGCGTACTTCGCGCCGTACGTGACGAACGTGGTAGCGATCGGGTTCGTCTGGTTCTGGTTCTTCCAGCCGGACAACGGTGTGATCAACGGCCTGCTCAGCCAGCTCGGGATCAGCGGCCCGCAATGGCTGTCGAGCTCGAGCTGGGCGATGCCGGCTGTGATCATGGTCAGCGTCTGGCAGGGCATCGGGTACCCGATGATCATTCTGCTCGCCGGCCTGCAGGGCCTGCCGAACGAGTTCTTCGAGTCGGCGAAGATCGACGGCGCCGGGGCCTGGCAGCGGCTGCGGTTCATCACGTTGCCGCTGCTGACGCCGCACTTCCTGTTCCTGCTGATCACGCAGTTCATCTCGTCGTTCCAGGTGTTCGGCCTGATCTACGTGATGACCAAGGGCGGGCCCGGCCACGCCACCAGCGTCTACATCTACAACATCTATCAGAACGCGTTCAGCTACGGGAAGGTCGGCTACGCCTCGGCGATGGCATGGATCCTGTTCGTGGTGATCGCGGCCGTCACCTTCCTGCAGTGGAAGCTGCAGAAGAGGTGGGTGTTCTATTCATGA
- a CDS encoding HD domain-containing protein has protein sequence MSEILSTKDKVRLLPTALGRLVTTTAELAAYRLGRRGSALPSQVVIKPPDAGWGAEAEMVARASLGRGFLEHSVRTWWFGMALASADRAQATVDPDLLFVAAMLHDIGLFRPLDGRCFTAAGVAAVRHTAPVGTASSAIAEVEAAIYEHIEIKKPTKPLSYYLQAGSLLDVAGTRITKVDPAIVEQVCKGRTGFPSVCRSAWRAECRRFPGGRAAYARCPGGLLMGTRLNPLPG, from the coding sequence ATGAGCGAGATTCTCAGCACCAAGGACAAGGTGCGACTGCTGCCGACTGCGCTAGGTCGACTGGTCACGACCACGGCCGAGTTGGCGGCGTACCGGCTGGGGCGGCGTGGGTCGGCACTGCCGTCGCAGGTGGTGATCAAGCCGCCGGATGCAGGATGGGGTGCCGAGGCCGAGATGGTTGCCCGAGCCTCCTTGGGGCGCGGGTTTCTCGAGCACTCGGTGCGCACCTGGTGGTTCGGGATGGCGTTGGCGTCCGCGGATCGAGCTCAGGCAACCGTCGATCCGGACCTGTTGTTCGTAGCCGCGATGCTGCACGATATCGGCCTGTTCAGGCCGCTGGACGGCAGATGTTTCACGGCTGCGGGGGTCGCCGCCGTGCGGCACACAGCTCCGGTGGGTACTGCGTCGAGCGCGATCGCGGAGGTCGAGGCCGCGATCTACGAGCATATCGAGATCAAGAAGCCGACCAAGCCCTTGTCGTACTACCTGCAGGCTGGGTCGTTGCTCGACGTGGCGGGGACGCGGATCACCAAGGTCGATCCGGCGATCGTCGAGCAGGTGTGCAAGGGCCGGACCGGGTTCCCCTCAGTCTGCAGGAGCGCATGGCGGGCCGAGTGTCGGCGATTTCCCGGTGGGAGGGCGGCGTACGCGCGTTGTCCGGGTGGGTTGTTGATGGGGACTCGGCTCAATCCTTTGCCGGGGTGA
- a CDS encoding LLM class F420-dependent oxidoreductase has product MKIGAVFPQLEIGADPKTVRDWTTTVEQAGYNHVLAYDHVLGADPANRPGWTGYTDKSLFHEVFVLFGYMAAITTNLELVTGVLVLPQRQTALVAKQAAEVDVLCGGRLRLGVGIGWNQVEYQALGVPFRQRGALLEEQVDVLRKLWAEPVISYDGKYHEIVEAGLNPLPGRQIPIWFGGGADAVLRRTGRIGDGWMPQSAPDEAARQQIATIREAAEAAGRDPHSIGIEARLTLAAVPEEDRRAFVEGWRNLGATHLCVNTMNLGLSRPEDHAAVLAEVLPELI; this is encoded by the coding sequence GTGAAGATCGGTGCGGTGTTCCCCCAGCTGGAGATCGGCGCGGACCCGAAGACGGTGCGGGACTGGACGACCACGGTGGAGCAGGCCGGGTACAACCATGTCCTCGCTTACGATCACGTGCTCGGCGCGGATCCCGCGAACCGGCCGGGCTGGACCGGGTACACCGACAAGTCCTTGTTTCATGAGGTTTTCGTGCTGTTCGGGTACATGGCGGCGATCACCACCAACCTCGAGCTGGTCACCGGCGTGCTTGTACTCCCGCAGCGGCAGACCGCGTTGGTGGCGAAGCAGGCGGCCGAGGTCGACGTGCTGTGCGGCGGCCGGCTGCGGCTCGGCGTGGGCATCGGGTGGAACCAGGTCGAGTACCAAGCGCTCGGCGTACCGTTCAGGCAGCGTGGGGCGCTGCTGGAGGAGCAGGTCGACGTACTGCGGAAGCTCTGGGCCGAGCCCGTGATCTCGTACGACGGCAAGTACCACGAGATCGTCGAGGCCGGCCTCAACCCGTTGCCCGGGCGCCAGATCCCGATCTGGTTCGGCGGCGGCGCGGATGCGGTACTGCGACGTACCGGCCGGATCGGTGACGGGTGGATGCCGCAGTCCGCGCCCGACGAAGCCGCCCGCCAGCAGATCGCCACGATCCGCGAAGCCGCCGAGGCGGCCGGCCGCGACCCACACTCCATCGGCATCGAGGCAAGACTGACGCTGGCCGCCGTACCCGAGGAGGACCGCCGCGCTTTCGTCGAAGGCTGGCGCAACCTCGGCGCAACCCACCTCTGCGTGAACACGATGAACCTGGGCCTGTCCCGACCCGAGGACCACGCCGCCGTACTCGCCGAGGTGCTGCCCGAACTCATCTGA
- a CDS encoding S8 family serine peptidase: MLRAKFNPAEASGPKYDPKSVIVQFKPKATTSARKSALAKVKGTPELSVTADVVKVTGDVPAPELLKKVKADPSVELASLNYIRQKSAVPNDWLYTNYQKYLSTVRVDKAWDLTKSAGTQYIGVLDTGVDAGHPDLAGHLLPGYNTFNTALPPNDGDGHGTSVTGIIAAGTANSIGVAGVAWNAKVRPAKVLDDHGSGDDTNLINGINWAVKSGVRVINMSLGGEGDDPVLHTAIQNAVKAGVVLVAAAGNTGGDSSNHFPGAYPEVLSVGATNQAGVVTSFSSYGDTVDIAAPGYDITSTAPRAQTPAGYEPYFLGMAGTSFSSPIVAGVAALVRNKWPSYTPAQVMARLKATARDAGPRGTDPYYGAGILDAYYALGGAPTTDFAMGVPDKNDQPARASELIAGVAVSSTISVEGDVDWYQIPAAGAHQVRVDLSGPMFDSGTYAQNFGPVVSVYDANLRPLGFAQKPEPPVDADGYEIPQALTASTYVTLPDATMYIAVRNANGSRDSRQYTLKVTNADGNVGTAPIPAYPVLDALPADLSTIQSTEIQPVVTFAPDVDRDSVVSGLKLLNGRTGAVVPAGVTYDPSSHQAILTPKDSLLEATPYKLSAVGVVETASGLPLTPFSSVFSTPDLVPQKLSTFTGGGAYLAANLAWQIPPTTDLAQVIVRRNVGSKAPTPTTGTLVYAGTGTSVKNTGLAQGTTYTYGGWVVDRAGHYSPIAVKQLLGMKSGISTTSTLINYGGSITIKGSTLRIDNLAYAGLPVNVYVRPKNSTKFTLLAALKTSSTGTLSVTHKPTVSSVYMLTFPGNADLMGTRTADITVQVAPTISATLAPTAINLGKTTAFSGYVVPAHAGKVVYLQQYGSKVWKSIASVKLSTSGKYAFGIKPAARGQIAYRVWFPADADHAQAFTANKIVTVS, translated from the coding sequence GTGCTCCGGGCGAAGTTCAACCCCGCCGAGGCGAGTGGTCCGAAGTACGATCCGAAGTCCGTGATCGTGCAGTTCAAGCCGAAGGCAACGACCTCGGCGCGCAAGTCCGCGCTGGCGAAGGTCAAGGGCACGCCCGAGCTGTCCGTCACCGCGGACGTCGTCAAGGTGACCGGTGACGTTCCGGCTCCCGAACTGCTGAAGAAGGTGAAGGCCGACCCCTCGGTCGAGCTTGCCTCGCTCAACTACATCCGGCAGAAGTCCGCCGTACCGAACGACTGGCTGTACACGAACTACCAGAAGTACCTGTCGACCGTCCGCGTCGACAAGGCATGGGACCTCACGAAGTCTGCCGGCACCCAGTACATCGGCGTCCTCGACACCGGCGTCGACGCCGGCCACCCGGACCTGGCCGGCCACCTCCTGCCCGGCTACAACACCTTCAACACCGCCCTGCCGCCGAACGACGGCGACGGCCACGGTACGTCGGTCACCGGCATCATCGCGGCCGGTACCGCCAACAGCATCGGTGTCGCGGGCGTGGCCTGGAACGCGAAGGTCCGCCCGGCCAAGGTGCTCGACGACCACGGCTCGGGCGACGACACCAACCTGATCAACGGCATCAACTGGGCGGTCAAGAGCGGCGTCCGGGTGATCAACATGTCGCTCGGCGGTGAGGGCGACGACCCGGTCCTGCATACCGCGATCCAGAACGCGGTCAAGGCCGGCGTCGTCCTGGTCGCCGCGGCCGGCAACACCGGCGGCGACTCGTCGAACCACTTCCCGGGCGCGTACCCGGAGGTCCTGTCGGTCGGCGCCACGAACCAGGCCGGCGTGGTGACCAGCTTCAGCAGCTACGGCGACACGGTCGACATCGCCGCCCCGGGCTACGACATCACCAGCACCGCGCCCCGCGCGCAGACCCCGGCCGGCTACGAGCCGTACTTCCTCGGCATGGCCGGTACGTCGTTCTCGTCGCCGATCGTCGCCGGTGTGGCAGCACTCGTCCGCAACAAGTGGCCGTCGTACACCCCGGCCCAGGTCATGGCGCGCCTGAAGGCCACCGCCCGCGACGCCGGCCCCCGCGGCACCGACCCGTACTACGGCGCCGGCATCCTCGACGCGTACTACGCCCTCGGCGGCGCACCGACGACCGACTTCGCCATGGGCGTGCCTGACAAGAACGACCAGCCTGCCCGCGCGAGCGAGCTGATCGCGGGCGTCGCAGTGTCGTCGACGATCAGCGTCGAAGGCGACGTCGACTGGTACCAGATTCCGGCCGCGGGCGCCCACCAGGTGCGCGTCGACCTCAGCGGCCCGATGTTCGACTCGGGCACCTACGCGCAGAACTTCGGACCGGTCGTCTCGGTGTACGACGCCAACCTGCGGCCGTTGGGCTTCGCGCAGAAGCCGGAGCCGCCGGTGGACGCCGACGGGTACGAGATCCCGCAGGCGTTGACCGCCAGCACCTACGTGACGCTCCCGGACGCAACCATGTATATCGCGGTCCGGAACGCCAACGGTTCTCGCGACAGCCGCCAGTACACACTGAAGGTCACCAACGCTGACGGCAACGTCGGTACGGCGCCGATTCCCGCCTACCCGGTACTGGACGCCTTGCCCGCGGACCTGTCGACGATCCAGAGCACCGAGATCCAGCCGGTCGTCACTTTCGCTCCGGATGTCGACAGGGACAGCGTCGTCAGCGGTCTGAAACTGCTGAACGGCAGGACCGGTGCGGTGGTTCCGGCGGGCGTGACCTACGACCCGTCGTCGCACCAGGCGATCCTGACCCCGAAGGATTCGTTGCTCGAAGCAACGCCGTACAAGCTCTCCGCGGTCGGTGTGGTGGAGACCGCAAGTGGTCTGCCGCTGACGCCGTTCAGTTCGGTCTTCAGCACCCCGGACCTGGTGCCGCAGAAGCTGTCCACGTTCACCGGCGGCGGCGCTTACCTGGCCGCGAACCTGGCCTGGCAGATTCCGCCGACCACGGATCTCGCCCAGGTGATCGTGCGGCGGAACGTCGGGAGCAAGGCTCCGACGCCGACCACCGGCACGCTGGTGTACGCCGGCACCGGGACATCGGTGAAGAACACCGGGCTGGCGCAAGGTACGACGTACACGTACGGCGGCTGGGTCGTCGACCGCGCTGGTCACTACAGCCCGATCGCTGTCAAGCAGCTGCTCGGGATGAAGTCGGGGATCAGCACGACCTCGACGCTGATCAACTACGGCGGCTCGATCACGATCAAGGGCAGCACGCTGCGGATCGACAACTTGGCGTACGCCGGGCTGCCGGTCAACGTTTACGTGCGGCCGAAGAACTCGACGAAGTTCACGTTGCTCGCGGCGCTGAAGACGTCGTCGACCGGAACGCTGTCGGTGACGCACAAGCCGACGGTGTCGTCGGTGTACATGCTCACCTTCCCGGGCAACGCCGACCTGATGGGAACCCGGACCGCCGACATCACCGTGCAGGTCGCACCAACGATCTCCGCGACGCTCGCGCCGACGGCGATCAACCTCGGTAAGACGACCGCGTTCAGCGGGTACGTCGTCCCTGCGCACGCCGGCAAGGTCGTCTACCTGCAGCAGTACGGCAGCAAGGTCTGGAAGTCGATCGCGTCGGTCAAGCTCAGCACCTCCGGCAAGTACGCCTTCGGCATCAAGCCGGCCGCCCGCGGTCAGATCGCGTACCGGGTCTGGTTCCCGGCCGATGCCGACCACGCTCAGGCGTTCACCGCGAACAAGATCGTCACCGTCAGCTGA
- a CDS encoding LacI family DNA-binding transcriptional regulator, with protein sequence MARPPTSRDLARLAGVSQATVSRVLTNNPKVNPETRARVLQVLKDANYIPNALARAMKTGRTDTIGVFMTRVTSPFHAELLDEIGRVLSSMGLHMILWNIEHDPEETIAEVLQQRLVDGFLLTSATYDSKLHTMALASGTPTVLLHRGIDGLDCDQVVGDNWQGAYDAGRYLVDAGHTDIGLVTLVHTGNTSRDRDLGFRAALADAGVKIKPANVVSVGVPHADGHAAAEKLLSRKKPPTAIYTVTDLLAFGILDGARAVGARVPDDVWVIGFDNTEMAAWEAFDLTSVAQPVHAIVEAGVALLRQRIADPDRPTEVVTLPCPLAIRGSTANTPFTPAKD encoded by the coding sequence ATGGCGCGACCACCGACGAGTAGGGATCTGGCCCGGCTGGCGGGGGTGTCGCAGGCGACGGTCTCGCGGGTGCTGACCAACAACCCGAAGGTCAACCCGGAGACCAGGGCCCGCGTTCTGCAGGTGCTCAAGGACGCCAACTACATACCGAACGCGTTGGCGCGCGCGATGAAGACCGGGCGGACCGACACCATCGGCGTGTTCATGACGCGCGTGACCAGCCCGTTCCACGCCGAGCTGCTGGACGAGATCGGGCGGGTGCTCAGCTCGATGGGTCTGCACATGATCCTGTGGAACATCGAGCACGATCCCGAGGAGACGATCGCGGAGGTGCTCCAGCAGCGCCTCGTCGACGGATTCCTGCTGACGTCGGCGACGTACGACTCGAAGCTGCACACGATGGCGCTCGCGTCCGGGACACCGACCGTGCTGCTGCACCGCGGCATCGACGGGCTGGACTGCGACCAGGTCGTCGGCGACAACTGGCAGGGCGCGTACGACGCCGGCCGGTATCTCGTCGACGCCGGCCACACCGACATCGGACTCGTCACGCTCGTCCACACCGGCAATACGTCCCGCGACCGCGACCTCGGTTTCCGCGCCGCGCTCGCCGACGCCGGCGTGAAGATCAAGCCCGCCAACGTGGTCTCGGTCGGCGTACCGCACGCCGACGGTCACGCCGCCGCGGAGAAGCTGCTGTCCCGGAAGAAGCCGCCGACCGCGATCTACACCGTCACCGACCTGCTCGCCTTCGGCATCCTCGACGGCGCCCGCGCAGTTGGCGCCCGGGTCCCCGACGACGTCTGGGTGATCGGCTTCGACAACACCGAAATGGCTGCCTGGGAAGCCTTCGACCTCACCTCGGTCGCACAACCCGTCCACGCCATCGTCGAGGCCGGCGTCGCCCTCCTCCGCCAACGCATAGCCGACCCCGACCGCCCCACCGAGGTCGTAACCCTCCCCTGCCCTCTGGCGATCCGCGGCTCCACCGCCAACACCCCGTTCACCCCGGCAAAGGATTGA
- a CDS encoding TetR/AcrR family transcriptional regulator: METVERLIRSTQELLWERGYVGTSPKAIQRAADAGQGSMYHHFAGKAELAKAAIERSGAELRAAADAQLAGDGSASERIAGYLEREREVLKGCKVGRLAADADVIADPELRAPIAETFEWLRARLAEVVAEGKRSGEYPESLDPGRTAATVAAVLQGGYVLARAAGSVEPFELAVQGLIDLLPEATK; encoded by the coding sequence GTGGAGACGGTGGAGCGGTTGATTCGTAGTACGCAGGAGTTGTTGTGGGAGCGGGGGTACGTGGGGACCTCGCCCAAGGCGATCCAGCGGGCCGCGGATGCTGGGCAGGGGAGCATGTATCACCACTTCGCCGGGAAGGCGGAGTTGGCGAAGGCGGCGATCGAGCGGTCGGGGGCGGAGTTGCGGGCGGCGGCTGACGCGCAGCTGGCCGGAGACGGGTCGGCGAGTGAGCGGATCGCCGGGTATCTGGAGCGCGAGCGGGAGGTGCTCAAAGGGTGCAAGGTCGGCAGGCTGGCCGCGGATGCCGACGTGATCGCGGACCCGGAGTTGCGGGCACCGATTGCGGAGACGTTCGAGTGGCTGCGCGCGCGGCTCGCCGAGGTGGTTGCAGAGGGCAAGCGTTCGGGTGAGTACCCGGAGTCGCTGGACCCTGGGCGGACCGCGGCGACGGTGGCGGCGGTGTTGCAGGGTGGGTATGTGCTCGCGCGGGCGGCCGGGTCGGTGGAGCCGTTCGAGCTGGCTGTCCAGGGATTGATCGACTTGTTGCCGGAGGCTACGAAGTGA
- a CDS encoding ABC transporter substrate-binding protein: protein MQHNSLAQLSDLSRRRFLAGLTGLAAAGAMAGCGGNGNAGGGGGKSLTFLNWEQVKGNPLEQAIQSFEKESGTKVTIQPAVTQEYDTKMRTLIAGGSPPDVMRINDDFVRGFSQQGALLDLKPYIDKDKLDTSQFAKETFDFPQQPDGSHTAWVLGYEPRLIFYNVDLFKAAGVPLPPTTWSAQDWTWSDFEEKAKKLTDPAKKQYGALVYLDTGYEQTFTVNHGSQTGIFSKDGTQFTLPDGKESEALQWATDLTCKDKVQPPWSALQQDSIQNQMFAQGKIAMMFATFGTVPYMRQTIKDFTWDVAPPPGDVEQKTESSVIVFCIPKKAKNPDAAWDLLKYLAGEEGGKILLQGGAFTPINLKAAADLAPNGKAPEHIGLFAEAAKHLTATNQTKNTIGARELYRPALDTAYNCEKPVADVLQGVKSQVENALKG from the coding sequence GTGCAGCACAATTCTTTGGCACAACTCTCCGACCTGAGCCGCCGCAGGTTTCTCGCCGGACTGACGGGACTCGCGGCCGCCGGAGCAATGGCCGGCTGCGGCGGCAACGGCAACGCAGGTGGGGGTGGGGGCAAGAGCCTTACCTTCCTCAACTGGGAGCAGGTCAAGGGCAACCCGCTGGAGCAGGCGATCCAGTCCTTCGAGAAGGAATCGGGGACGAAGGTCACCATCCAGCCCGCGGTCACCCAGGAGTACGACACCAAGATGCGCACGCTGATCGCGGGCGGCAGTCCGCCGGACGTGATGCGGATCAACGACGACTTCGTCCGCGGCTTCTCCCAGCAAGGAGCGCTGCTGGACCTGAAGCCCTACATCGACAAGGACAAACTCGACACGTCGCAGTTCGCCAAGGAGACGTTCGACTTCCCGCAGCAGCCCGACGGTTCGCACACCGCGTGGGTTCTCGGGTACGAGCCGCGGCTGATCTTCTACAACGTCGATCTGTTCAAAGCTGCCGGCGTACCGCTGCCGCCGACGACCTGGTCGGCGCAGGACTGGACCTGGTCCGACTTCGAGGAGAAGGCCAAGAAGCTCACCGACCCGGCGAAGAAGCAGTACGGCGCGCTGGTCTACCTGGACACCGGCTACGAGCAGACGTTCACCGTGAACCACGGCAGCCAGACCGGCATCTTCTCCAAGGACGGTACGCAGTTCACGCTGCCGGACGGCAAGGAGAGCGAGGCGCTGCAGTGGGCCACCGACCTGACCTGCAAGGACAAGGTGCAACCGCCGTGGTCCGCGCTGCAGCAGGACAGCATCCAGAACCAGATGTTTGCCCAGGGCAAGATCGCGATGATGTTCGCGACCTTCGGCACCGTGCCGTACATGCGGCAGACGATCAAGGACTTCACCTGGGACGTCGCTCCGCCGCCTGGTGACGTGGAGCAGAAGACCGAGTCCAGCGTGATCGTGTTCTGCATCCCGAAGAAGGCGAAGAACCCGGACGCGGCCTGGGATCTGCTGAAGTACCTGGCCGGCGAGGAGGGCGGCAAGATCCTGCTCCAGGGCGGGGCGTTCACGCCGATCAACCTGAAGGCCGCGGCAGATCTGGCGCCGAACGGGAAGGCCCCTGAGCACATCGGGCTGTTCGCCGAGGCGGCCAAGCATCTGACCGCGACCAACCAGACCAAGAACACGATCGGCGCCCGGGAGCTGTACCGGCCCGCGCTGGACACGGCCTACAACTGCGAGAAGCCGGTCGCCGACGTTCTCCAAGGGGTCAAGTCACAGGTGGAGAACGCCTTGAAGGGTTGA
- a CDS encoding carbohydrate ABC transporter permease, translated as MRIVGKSSQYVVMSLFAVAFLAPLVWMISASLRPEAKVLSSPPKFLPTDTQWSNYGEVFDLIPVFLWNSVKLAGLNVIGILIVASMAGYAFARLRFAGRDIAFMVLLATSIIPGIAYLIPQYIVFQHIGWVDTQYPLWVPKVLTPVFATFLMRQSFLTIPNELEDAGKIDGASTFGIYWRIMLPQTKPALAAIGVFTFLESWNDLFGPLIYITSENLQTLPVALAQFQGEYFTKISLLMAGATISVVPVIAVFLFAQRYFIQGITMTGMKG; from the coding sequence ATGAGAATCGTCGGAAAGTCGTCCCAGTACGTCGTGATGTCGTTGTTCGCAGTGGCGTTCCTGGCGCCACTGGTCTGGATGATCAGCGCATCTCTGCGGCCCGAGGCGAAGGTGCTCAGTTCGCCGCCGAAATTCCTGCCCACGGACACGCAGTGGAGCAACTACGGCGAGGTGTTCGACCTGATCCCAGTGTTCCTGTGGAACAGCGTGAAACTCGCCGGGTTGAACGTGATCGGCATTCTGATCGTCGCGTCGATGGCCGGCTACGCGTTCGCGCGCTTGCGGTTCGCCGGCCGGGACATCGCGTTCATGGTGCTGCTCGCCACGTCGATCATCCCCGGCATCGCGTACCTGATCCCGCAGTACATCGTCTTCCAGCACATCGGCTGGGTGGACACGCAGTACCCGCTGTGGGTGCCGAAGGTGCTCACACCGGTGTTCGCGACCTTCCTCATGCGGCAGTCGTTCCTGACCATTCCGAACGAACTCGAGGACGCCGGCAAGATCGACGGGGCGTCCACGTTCGGCATCTACTGGCGGATCATGCTGCCGCAGACCAAACCGGCGCTCGCCGCGATCGGGGTCTTCACGTTCCTCGAATCGTGGAACGACCTGTTCGGTCCCTTGATCTACATCACGTCCGAGAACCTGCAGACGTTGCCGGTGGCGCTCGCCCAGTTCCAGGGCGAGTACTTCACCAAGATCAGTCTGCTGATGGCAGGCGCGACGATCTCCGTCGTACCGGTCATCGCCGTCTTCCTTTTCGCTCAGCGCTATTTCATCCAAGGCATCACGATGACAGGAATGAAGGGGTGA